GGTACTCCTCCTGTCCTGCAGGGTACAGCAGCCATTTCTTCCTCCCACATATATTGGCTGACCAGCTATAGGAACGGAAGACGTCAGCATGGAATGGGGTCCTAGGGGGCAAATCAAAGGTGTAAGTAAACTCAGTGCCTGAAAGCTGTGAGGTGAAATAAAGTCTGTGAGAATCTGACATAcatctccctggaagtgttcaaggccaggctggatggggcttggtgcttcctggtctagtgggaagtgtccttgcccatgcaggggggtttgaattagatgatcttgaagatgATTCTCTGGTTCTATGAAAGCAACCTTTACTATGCAAACCTGACCCCAAACTGGCATCCTCTTCATTTAATTTTGACCACTTTAAGTATTTAAAGGCCACTATACTTACACAACATTGCAGCATTTTAtattctctctgcttctctatCAGTTGGTTTTGAAATTGTCCCACAAATACCTCAATGGCAggagattctgtgatttgaagtGAAGAGAATATTTTAGATGTAATTTCATCACAAATGCTGGTCTCAGTTTTTCATCTGCAAAGTATTTGACCAACTCATCATTGCCCCTCTGAGGCTTCTGTTgactctgcaaagcacaagtGGCTGATGATCCCCAGGGAATTTCTGCTCTAAAACATGATTTAAGCTAGCTGATTTTGCACCTTTTAACTGCACTATTCAGGGCTTTCTGAAGTGCAAATGCACTTTCAGCTGACTGGTAAGGACAGCTCACATCCAGAACCAAATGAGCTGCTTGAGAAAAAAGACTGGCTGGGTTCAGGTACAACACTGAGCCGTGCAGCCGCTCACTGCCCCTGTGGTGTGAAcacagagctccagcctggtttgggctggaagggaccttaaagatcatcttgttccaaccctCCTGACATGGCCTCCTGCCAcaccaggttgttccaagccccatcaaacctggccttcaacacctccagggatggagcagccacagcttccctgggcaacctgggccagggtctcaccaccttcatagcCAAGAACTTCTTtctaacatctaacctaaatcttccctcttccagtttaaaaccattacccttcatcccatccctccctgcccttgtccaaagtccctccccagctttcctggagccccttcaggcactggaaagtgctctaagtTCTCCTTTGAACCTCCTCGTacccaggctgaacaaccccaactctctcagcttgtctccagagcaaagctgctccagACTTCTGCCCACCTCCatgacctcctctggactcactccaacagctctgtgtccttcttttgttggggACCCCAAAACTTGACCCAGCCCTGGAGgagggtctcaccagagtagaggggaagaatcccCTCCTTTGACCTACTGCCCATGCTTCTTTCAGTGGAGCCCAGACATGCCTgatttctgggctccagcacacagaaCCAGCTCATCACAGTACCAGATCCTCATCACCCAACACCCACAAGTCCCTTCCCTCAGTGCTGCTTTCCATCCCTCCTCCACCCATCTTCtatttgtgcttggaattgcccGGACCCATGTGCAGGATCTCGCACTTGGCCCTGCTGAACTTCACGTGGTTTGCACAGGTCCATCTCTCAAGCTTGTCAAGATCCCTCAGGATGATGCTATCCTGAAGCACAATGTGATAATCCTCAAATCTTCACAATGAGAGTGTAGGAGTGACAGAAACCATGTGCCTTACCATGACCCTTTAGGCCCCATGTAGACAAAGCGGTAATCGTCCACAGCTACAGCATCCCAGTACTCGTTCAGCCAGTCCGAGGAGAAATACACAGGGGTTGTATAAACATCTTGCTCAGGGAAAGCTCTTAAAAAGAGAATGTGTTGGAAACAGGTCTGAGAAAACATGCAGCATTGCTCCTTCTACCTCAGTGCAATCAGGTCTCCAGCAGACCATTCCATTTAGCTGTCACCTCTTTTAGATCATCAACAACTCCACGCTACGGAACGTGCAGGCAACAGTGCTCTTCTGGCtcccagaaaagctgtgaatTGATTTTTGGGAGAGTCCTTCTAATTCTGGCCAAGTCAGCTCTTAAGAAACACATTCTCTTCAGATGAGACACCTGCCAGACTGACTGTCCAACTGAATGACAGGCTGGGAAGGTGTGGGTTAGGAGGGAAGCCAGGCTGTGGGAACTGGACGAGTGTGTGAGCTCCTCCCTCAGGGAACGCTGCCCCTTTCCCATCCTTTCTGCAGCAAGCCACCAGGGTTGGTGGCTTCCCAGGCCACCTGGGCTCCCTGGCTTTCCCAGGGCCTGGCAAAGCAAACAGGGAGGCAGAGACTGACAAACTTCCTCTACTGTAAGTCACTGGCACactcaaaaataaaagcaaggcGGCCTTGAGAAAATTGGATTAAGAGCAGTTGATGtttaaggaagaagaaatttgAGTGAAAAGACATAAAAGCCCTACATGGATATGACAAATGGACTATGCAACCAACTTGCAAGTAgcaggctggaggagaaaaaagcagaaaaggttgaagagaaaataaaagagaataaaggaCTGCAACTCACACATGTTAAGTGAATGAAACATAATTTGAAACGTGTCCCCCTTCTTTTTAAGAAGTAAGGTTTGAGGTGTAGCAGTCAAACAAAGGGCAAGTGTTCCAGCCACACAGTTTCCACAAGGACAGTCActtaaaacagatgaaaaggaATGGGCTCAGGAGTGTCAGCCTCTTCAGAAACAATGACTTGTTTAGGAATCTTGCCTTGTGAATTAAGCCAAGAACTGTGCAGTTGAAGAGAGATATTCTGGTGGGTATGTGCTAATCACAGAatatcaggggttggaagggacctctgaagatcatacAGTcaaacctccctgccagagcaggaacaaaaACTAGAGCAGAtgactcagaaaggcatccagacaggtcttgaaagtccccagagaaggagactccaccacctctctgggtagcctgtcccagggctctgtcaccctcacaggaaagaagctcttcctcatgttgaggtggaacttcctgtgcttgagtttgaatccattgcctcttgtcctgtcacagggcacaagtgacaagaggttgtaacaagcagctctgctggcattTCCATGCTCAGGCAGTAGAAGATGAGTAGGGAGGCTCTgtggcagctctgggctgtgcAGGATATGCAGGGGTTTCCTGAGTGCCCTCTTACCTGCTCAGGTGCCAGTCCTTGAGGTAAAGGCACCCCCGGGATGAACGGTAGCCATTCCTAATGTATTCCTTCCAGTACTTGATATACTCCTTGAAGGGAAGCTGCTCCTTCGGGTTAGAATTGTACTCCTTGACATCACAGTTGGCAACAGGCACTAGAGCCTCTCCTGAAATAGAAACTCTTTGAGCTCAAGTGAGGACTGGATAAACGATGCTGAAAGTGAACTCCCTCAACCTTATCTGGGCCCTAAAATGCCGAGtacaacacaaacacacaaggCAACAACCCCTAGCTCAGCTCTCCCTCCCAACACCATCATTCTAGGCAAACATGATCCAGTCTGGAAGTTACTTAATGTGCCCTGAATTTTCCTCTTAAATTACATTAGGAGTGGGATATTGATTCCTAATAAATATCCCCCTATTTTCACCAGAAAACACTGCTATTCACCACAgggggcagtgacaggacaaggggtgatgattttaaactgaaagaggggtgatttaggttaggcataaggaagaaattcttcaccatgaaggtggtgagacaatggaataggttgcacagggaagttgtggaatccccctccctggagatgctcaaggccagtttggatgagatttgtgcagcctggtctggtgggaggtgtccctgctcatagcaggaaggttggaacctgatgatctttaaggtcccttccaacccaaaccatcctatgattctgttttACAGCTTGAAGAGATATTTCCCTGTCACTACAGAACACCTTCCTTTTGCCTGGGGAAATCATCAGGCTGCCCCTCTGGTTAACCTTAAGAGGGACTATAAATGGTTCTGGTTCAATTATACAACACTTTCTATTTCATTGTGGGAACACATTTGAGATTGGAATCTGCTAAACATGAAGCATGAGTAAGTACAGAGAATGAACACATTAACTTAGAAAAAAAGTGTGGAGAATTGCTTGGTTTTGTCTAGCAGTCCTGCtcctaatattaaaaaagagcTGTTTAATTAAGCATACGTGTTTTATAGGTATTAAAAAATGCCATGACTTACCAAACTTCTGCAGCAGATAATCAAAGTTAGGCTTTCCTTCCCAAGTAACCCAATTCCTCCTGCTGTCCCAGTCTTCAGTGATTTTAGCTGAGAAAATACAGGGATGGTTGGGAATCAAATAATCCCGGAAAAAATCCGAGTAAGTGAATGATTCCACTTTTTCAATGAAGTCAACGTGTCCTCCGGGGAGGCAGAATGCACCCTGAGATGAGCTGTTGTGGTCACGAAAaaaggcagtggaacaggcaaATGTTGCCCTGTCCATGCAGGCTGGATACCCTTCCTGGCTTAGCCAAGACAGCGTCCAACAGATGCGATCCTGCTCTGCTAAggcaaaaacaaacagctttaaaaCATCACTTGAGTCCTTCAATCCATGAAAACTCACAGGAGAGTATAAACAGCCAGAAATAAATCAGGAAGCCATGCAGGAGCATCCCATCACATGGGGTTAATAAGATCTTCCATCGTTGGTCAAGTTTAAGGCTGGTGGGGTATCTGACACCAAAGTCAACCTGCAGATGGTGAGGAcgttgctcttcccttgtcacCTTCTTGCCAGGGCGACCAGGCTCTTTGGGGATGACCAACAAAGGCTGGCTCTTTCCTGAAACAGTAGAAACATTAATTTCAGTGGGATAACCCTCCTAAAAGCACGAATCGGAGGCGTGGAGGGGAGGAAACCTCCAGCCTGTTTGGGACCCCGGGGaaagtgctgcagcctggcacgCCTGGGGCTCACCACTTTGTCAGGAGAAGACATAAGCTCTGGCGCCCTCCACGCTCCCTAGGCCTTTCTCTATAGGACAGGCAGCAAttataggttaaaaaaaaaaaaatatatatatatatatatgataacaaatgaagtttaaaaacaGTGAATAAAAGGGAGGTGGCTGGGACGGTGGGTTGGGGACTGAGCCTAGAGCAAGAAGGAGGGGACCCAAGGGCAAAGGAGGCCACATCCCCTGCGGGGCCGGGCTTCAGGAAAAGGGAGACACggggggtgaggagcagggcaggctgctcAGGGTGGGGAAGAGGCCGCCATGAGGCGGTTCCCCCGCTgccacagctccaggcagggacCCGGACCCCACAGAGCGTCGCACACGCCGCCCCCGCGTCGGGCGCCGGGTCCGCCCGCTCGGCCCTTCCGCCGCACCCAAGAGGAGAGCGGGGGCCCGGTACTCACCCCCGCCTCGCCACGGGCCGGGACCCCGGGACGAGCGGCGACGGAAGCGGCGACGGAACGGGCCGCTCCCGGAACCTGGCCGCCCCCGGAACCTGGCCGCTCCCGGAACCTGGTCGCTAGGCGGGGGGAGCCCGGGAGGAAGGCGAGCGGGGGAGCGCAGCGGCGCGGGGCGCAGCCAatggcggcgggcggcgggcgcaggcgcggggcggggggcggcggcgggtcCTGCGGCGTGAGGGAGGTGGGTGAGGGGCctggagcggggccggggggggaggcaggggctgggggggacacGGGCTGGCTCTAGCCGAGGGTGGAGGGGAAGGTGGGGGTGGGTAGGATCCGTGTAGGGGTGTGGGAACGGTGGGTGGGCCTAAGgatgggaggagggggaggggggagaggctgggggtTGGGCCTAGggaatggggctggggggggggggggggtctggcTTGAAGTGGGAATGGGGGTTTGGGTATCCGAGTTGCACGCCAGGGGAAGGGTAGACGTGAAGGGGGAAGGCAGGTCTGGCCCCGGGGTCAGGCGTGGGGGTTTgagtaaaagaaattatttcagttagaAGGGACCTACAGGGATCATCTAGTCCGGCTGCTGGGCCAATTCAGGGCTGGCCAAGTTAAAGCATCTTATTAAGGTCATTGTTGAGATGTCTTCTGAACCCTGAAAAGCTTGAGGTATTGACCACCCCTCTAggaagcttgttccagtgtttgaccaccctcttggtaaagaaatgcttcctgatgtccagtctaaacATCCCCTGGTGAAGCTTTGAGCCGTTGCCACACATCCTAGCACTGGGTGCCAGGTAGAAGAGGTCAGAGAGCTCTAGAGATCAGTTTGCCCTAGAGCTGTGGCAGAGAGAGTGGTGAGCACTGTGGTGGAGCCTGCCCTGGCACAGAAGAGGATCTTGGGTGACCGACCTATGACTTTCCATAGTAGGACTAGGAAAAGAATGAGGTGTTTTCTGGTATTGGGAAAAACAAAGACTGGGGGAAAAATCCGGTGTAGCAGGTGACTGTGTTGTGTTTTGAGTGAGGAGAAGGCAAACTGTCTTTGTactggggaaaaggaagagaaagggatggaaatgtttttttaggAAGAGAGAGTTCTAGCTTGGGGTAAAGAAACAGGGAGTCTTGGGGCTGGCTttaggggaggagaagggagtgagctgtggaaggaaagaagggggATAGAGTAGGGTTCACCCCAGAGGTGCGGCAGGGCACCCTGGGAGGGTAGGGGAGCAAGATTTGAGAAGTGTAGATGTGTCTGCTTTGGGTTGGAGAGGCTGAGACAGGGCCAAGATAGAAATGAAATCTGAGGAGGTTTAACCTGGATGCTCTAAAGGCTGGTGTGGGTTAAAGGATGGGAACTGAGGCAGCTTCATATTTACTTGTGCTTGGGAGAGGTTGGTGGCCTTTGGTCTTCTATAAAGTTGCTTTGTATCAGAAGTGGAgtggaataaaaatgttttttcagtagTATGATGAAAATGTTTGATGTGGAGAAGCCCCTTGGTCTGGAGCTGTTCTTTAGTGGGGATCTGTTGCCTTTTGAGAGAAGGGGAGATGAATCTCTTCTGAGTGCCACAGCAGAGAGGTCCTGTGTGTTTCTGCCTGCTGCACCTCTAGGAGGGTCACCCCTGGGTGCTGTGTGTCTTGTGGCATAATT
This Apus apus isolate bApuApu2 chromosome 2, bApuApu2.pri.cur, whole genome shotgun sequence DNA region includes the following protein-coding sequences:
- the JMJD4 gene encoding 2-oxoglutarate and iron-dependent oxygenase JMJD4, whose translation is MDRATFACSTAFFRDHNSSSQGAFCLPGGHVDFIEKVESFTYSDFFRDYLIPNHPCIFSAKITEDWDSRRNWVTWEGKPNFDYLLQKFGEALVPVANCDVKEYNSNPKEQLPFKEYIKYWKEYIRNGYRSSRGCLYLKDWHLSRAFPEQDVYTTPVYFSSDWLNEYWDAVAVDDYRFVYMGPKGSWTPFHADVFRSYSWSANICGRKKWLLYPAGQEEYLKDHHGNLPFDVTAPSLRDKSVYPRYNQSQPPVEIVQEAGEIVFIPSGWHHQVYNLEDTISINHNWVNGCNVAIMWGFLQDELAAVQREINQWKDPIDDWHLQCQLILKSCTGIDYKEFYNFLKIIAENRISVLEKGLDDEASAKNTPKAAISTLGMLHAVFDLKRTVKVLTSLSANEDFKKLDLTSLSPPPEALLHHLKAAIDTALL